A DNA window from Hemiscyllium ocellatum isolate sHemOce1 chromosome 48, sHemOce1.pat.X.cur, whole genome shotgun sequence contains the following coding sequences:
- the LOC132837048 gene encoding metal transporter CNNM3, which translates to MAAVDRSLRLALAALWAVAAGQPDGGGGEVEVRGVRLESGGGEGGGIGQVRMAGGAIEAGAGARFQLRVFGARLAADSWPWLALSRERECGSRGLATDWLQLGANQSDGSVLVSVRAGRRAGRYYLCALVQREGPLWRPPGGWETPLDIRPPPPSVWGQVLVLALLLLASALLHLLRLSVLWLEPPELRIIRHCGTEAEKRRADSLEPLRRRGNLVLCSLVLGNVLASSCLAVLLHQALGALLPAVLVCAALLFLLGEVVPYAICSRYGFAVASRTTWLTRLLVVLASPLALPITLLLDYALRQDVSTCYVREKILDMLRSTDPYSEFVKEEFSRGTLRTKVVEDIMTSLKDCFMLSAEAVLDFSTMSEIMQCGYTRIPVYEEERSNIVDMVYVKDLAMVDPEDCTPLNTIIKFYNHPLHFVFNDTKLDAVLEEFKKGKSQMAMVQKVNNEGDGDPFYEVLGLVTLGDVIEEIIKSEILDESDNMENKVKKKPAPISTSIERKKEDVSFFKVPDIDLKGKISPQLLLATQRFLSREVELFSPSRVSESVLLHLLKHPSVNQEVKFNENHKMAPEHYLYQRNQPVDYFILVLQGRVEVEIGKEGLKFENGAFTYYGVSALTIPSSVHQSPVSNVKWSRRDLFSKDLLESGESANLSMYCPDYTVRALNDLQVLKVTRLQYLNAIMASRIHNSSLSPDTFELKVIPSSQAKLLKDQNSSRSTSRSKPQSEEDSPERDDGV; encoded by the exons ATGGCGGCGGTGGACCGGAGCTTGCGCTTGGCGCTGGCCGCCCTGTGGGCTGTGGCGGCCGGGCAGCCGGACGGCGGCGGCGGCGAGGTGGAGGTGCGTGGGGTCCGGCTCGAGAGCGGCGGCGGAGAAGGAGGAGGAATCGGGCAGGTGCGGATGGCGGGCGGCGCCATCGAAGCCGGCGCCGGGGCCCGTTTCCAGCTGAGGGTGTTCGGCGCGCGCCTGGCGGCCGACAGTTGGCCCTGGTTGGCCTTGAGCCGCGAGCGCGAGTGCGGCAGCCGCGGCCTCGCGACCGACTGGCTGCAGCTGGGCGCCAACCAATCGGACGGCTCGGTGCTGGTGAGCGTGCGGGCCGGCCGGCGGGCGGGCCGTTACTACCTGTGCGccctggtgcagcgcgaggggccCCTGTGGCGGCCCCCCGGCGGCTGGGAGACCCCGCTGGACATCCGGCCGCCGCCGCCCTCGGTGTGGGGCCAGGTGCTGGTGCTGGCCCTGCTGCTGCTCGCCTCGGCGCTCCTCCACCTGCTGCGCCTCAGCGTGCTGTGGCTGGAGCCGCCGGAGCTGCGCATCATCCGCCACTGCGGCACCGAGGCGGAGAAGCGGCGGGCCGACTCGCTGGAGCCCCTGCGGCGGCGGGGCAACCTGGTGCTGTGCTCCCTGGTGCTGGGCAACGTGCTGGCCAGCTCGTGCCTGGCGGTGCTGCTGCACCAGGCGCTGGGTGCCCTCCTGCCCGCCGTGCTGGTCTGTGCCGCCCTGCTCTTCCTCCTGGGTGAGGTGGTGCCCTATGCCATCTGCTCGCGGTACGGCTTCGCCGTGGCCTCCCGCACCACCTGGCTGACCCGCCTGCTGGTGGTGCTCGCCTCGCCGCTGGCCCTGCCCATCACCCTGCTCCTGGACTATGCCCTGCGCCAGGACGTCAGCACCTGCTACGTCCGCGAGAAGATCCTGGACATGCTGCGCTCCACCGACCCCTACAGCGAGTTTGTCAAGGAGGAGTTCAGCCGCGGCACGCTGAGGACCAAAGTTGTGGAGGACATCATGACCAGCTTGAAGGACTGCTTCATGCTCAGCGCTGAAGCCGTGCTCGACTTCAGCACCATGTCCGAAATTATGCAGTGTGGCTACACCAGGATCCCGGTTTACGAGGAGGAGCGATCCAACATTGTGGACATGGTCTATGTCAAAGACTTGGCCATGGTCGACCCAGAGGACTGCACTCCTTTGAACACCATCATCAAATTCTACAACCACCCCCTGCATTTTGTGTTCAATGACACCAAGTTGGACGCTGTCCTGGAAGAGTTTAAGAAAG GCAAATCCCAAATGGCAATGGTCCAGAAGGTGAACAACGAAGGAGATGGTGATCCTTTCTACGAGGTACTTGGTTTAGTGACACTTGGGGATGTCATCGAAGAAATCATCAAATCTGAGATCCTCGACGAATCAGATAATA TGGAGAATAAGGTGAAGAAAAAGCCTGCTCCCATCAGCACTTCTATTGAACGCAAGAAGGAAGATGTCTCGTTTTTTAAGGTGCCTGATATCGATCTAAAGGGAAAGATTTCACCCCAGCTTTTACTAGCAACTCAGCGTTTCTTATCCAGAG AAGTGGAGTTATTCAGCCCCTCGCGGGTCTCTGAGAGCGTTCTTCTCCATCTACTCAAACACCCCAGTGTCAACCAGGAGGTGAAGTTCAATGAAAATCACAAGATGGCTCCGGAGCATTACCTGTACCAGCGGAATCAGCCAGTTGACTACTTCATTCTGGTGTTGCAG GGACGAGTGGAGGTGGAGATAGGCAAAGAGGGTTTGAAGTTCGAAAACGGAGCCTTCACCTACTATGGTGTCTCTGCACTAACCATCCCATCCTCTG TCCACCAGTCACCGGTCTCGAATGTGAAGTGGAGTCGGCGAGACCTGTTCTCCAAGGATCTCCTGGAATCTGGGGAGAGTGCAAACCTTTCCATGTACTGCCCTGATTACACTGTGAGAGCACTAAACGACCTTCAGGTTCtcaag GTTACTCGGCTGCAGTATTTAAATGCGATTATGGCCTCGAGAATACACAATTCTTCACTGTCGCCAGATACATTTGAACTCAAAGTG